One window of the Triticum dicoccoides isolate Atlit2015 ecotype Zavitan chromosome 3B, WEW_v2.0, whole genome shotgun sequence genome contains the following:
- the LOC119280267 gene encoding DIMBOA UDP-glucosyltransferase BX8-like, with the protein MEASAADKAPATASGGARRVLLFPLPFQGHLNPMLQLADVLHARGLRVTVFHAAFNAPDRVAGYRFVPVGAGVPKADLVPTGSNADFAGALLRINERLQGAFEDSLREVLQEEEDHEGARPACLVLDSNLRGMQVVADKQGVPTLVLRTGGAACLVAYMAFPALCDKGLLPPQDHSQLNLPLDDLPPLRLQDMVFSTTTPHETMTTCLERIVESAKCSSGVILNTFNELEGVELRKIIDGVGVPVYAVGPLYKISSGVKSSLLSLYQTCLDWLDKQEAKSVLFVSFGSLASMDQEELVETAWGLANSRMPFLWVIRPDAVHGSGNVGLPDGFEEETQGRGMVVSWAPQQDVLGHRAIGGFWTHNDWNSTLESICEGVPMICRPHFADQMINARYLEEVWKVGFELEGKLERGNIERGIRK; encoded by the exons ATGGAGGCCAGCGCGGCGGACAAGGCTCCGGccacggcgagcggtggcgcccggcGGGTGCTGCTGTTCCCGCTGCCGTTCCAGGGCCACCTCAACCCGATGCTGCAGCTGGCGGACGTGCTGCACGCCCGGGGCCTCCGCGTCACCGTCTTCCACGCCGCCTTCAACGCACCGGACCGCGTGGCAGGGTACCGCTTCGTGCCCGTCGGCGCCGGCGTGCCGAAGGCCGACCTCGTCCCCACCGGCAGCAACGCCGACTTTGCCGGGGCGCTGCTGCGCATCAACGAGCGCCTGCAGGGGGCTTTCGAGGACAGCCTCCGCGAGGTGCTGCAGGAGGAGGAGGACCATGAGGGAGCGCGGCCGGCGTGCCTCGTGCTGGACTCTAACCTCCGGGGGATGCAGGTGGTTGCTGACAAGCAGGGCGTGCCGACGCTGGTGCTGCGCACGGGTGGCGCCGCCTGCCTCGTGGCCTACATGGCCTTCCCGGCGCTCTGCGACAAGGGCCTCCTCCCGCCACAAG ACCATTCGCAACTGAACTTGCCACTGGATGATCTCCCACCACTCCGCCTGCAAGACATGGTCTTCTCAACCACAACTCCACATGAAACGATGACCACCTGCCTAGAACGCATTGTGGAATCGGCAAAGTGTTCTTCAGGTGTCATCCTCAACACCTTCAATGAACTCGAAGGTGTCGAGCTCCGAAAGATCATTGATGGCGTGGGTGTCCCGGTGTATGCGGTTGGTCCTCTTTACAAGATATCCTCAGGTGTCAAAAGCAGCCTGttgtctttgtatcaaacttgtttGGATTGGCTGGACAAGCAAGAGGCAAAGTCTGTTTTGTTCGTGAGCTTTGGGAGCTTGGCTTCCATGGATCAGGAAGAGCTAGTGGAGACTGCATGGGGCTTGGCCAATAGCCGCATGCCATTTCTTTGGGTCATCAGGCCTGACGCGGTTCATGGTTCAGGGAACGTAGGCCTACCTGACGGCTTTGAGGAAGAGACACAAGGTAGGGGGATGGTGGTGAGTTGGGCTCCACAACAAGATGTTCTTGGGCACCGAGCAATTGGTGGCTTTTGGACCCATAACGACTGGAACTCGACATTGGAAAGTATATGCGAAGGTGTTCCGATGATATGTAGACCTCATTTTGCTGACCAAATGATAAATGCCAGGTATCTCGAGGAGGTGTGGAAAGTAGGGTTTGAGTTAGAGGGCAAGTTGGAGCGGGGGAACATTGAGAGGGGTATTAGAAAGTAG